Genomic DNA from uncultured Acetobacterium sp.:
AATTGTTTAGCTTTAATTTTGCGAAGTCGTTTTCTCGATAATACGTTGATAATCTTCCGGGGTGTTGATATTTGCCATGACGTTGTCTTCGTCAGCTAAATAAAAAACCCGATAGTCGTATTGGTCAATCAGACGAAATACTTTGGCGGAACCGTCTTTAATAATAGGAGCTATTTTTTTATAACTATTCGTGGGGTAAACCCCAATTAATGGCTCGATCTTACCATTCTGACTGAGCAGGGTAATTTGATTTTTTTCTGTTAAATGAAAGTCGATCAGTGCAAGAATGGTTTCATCCACAAGCTGAGGGACATCCACCGT
This window encodes:
- a CDS encoding molybdenum cofactor guanylyltransferase; this encodes MNCAELSFLILAGGKSSRMGVNKADLDFHGHTFLETLIAKARQMGFSDIIVSGYPHEISSITPIMDEFEGRGPLGGMYSCFKTARYPYCFVITVDVPQLVDETILALIDFHLTEKNQITLLSQNGKIEPLIGVYPTNSYKKIAPIIKDGSAKVFRLIDQYDYRVFYLADEDNVMANINTPEDYQRIIEKTTSQN